TGGTGGGAGCGATCCTCGGTTCGTACCTGGGTGGTCATCTGGCGGCGGTGTTCGGCAGGCGATCGATTCTGCTCTCCACCACCGTGCTGCTGATTGTGGGTTCAGCTGTTTCGGGCCTGTCCGAGTCCGTGCCGATCCTGGTGCTGGGCCGATTGGTCACCGGGGTTGCCACTGGTGTCACCGCCAGCATCGTGCCGCTCTACATCTCCGAAATCTCTCCAGCCGCCATTCGCGGCCGGCTCAACGGGATTCAGCATCTGGCGGTCTGTATCGGCGTGCTGGCTGCCTATGGCGCCAACACGGCCCTGATGCCCAACCCGGAAGGATGGCGAGCCATGCTCTACCTGGGTTCCGTACCGGCCCTGATGATGGGGATCGGCACGCTGTTTCTGCCTGAATCGCCCCGCTGGTTGCTGTCCAAGTCCCGCTTCAGCACCGCCAGGCTCATGCTCGCCAGGCTTTGCGTCGCCGATCCCGACCGGGAGATTGCGCGCATCACCACCGCGGCTCAGCAACCAACGGGTCAGGTCAAAGCAATGGGGCTGTTCTCCAGCACGGTGCGACCGCCGCTGCTGATCGGTCTGGCCTTGGTGTTCTTCCAGGAATGCACGGGAATCATCATTGTCACCTATTACAGCCCCACGATCTTTCAGGCCTGCGGTGTGCAGGATCCCACCACTGCCAGCCTGCTCACCACCATCGGGGTGGGTGTGTTCGGGCTGCTGATGACCCTGCTCTCCTTCCTGGTGGTGGATCGGATCGGCCGCCGCAAGCTCTTCCTGCTGGGCATTCTGGGGATACTGGCCAGTTCCCTGGGATTTGCCTTCATCTTCAGTGGACCGGCAATTGTTTCTGCCTCCGCTAGATATCTTGTGCTGGCCTGTTTCATTCTGTTTGTCACCTCGTTCTCGCTCAGCATTGGCGCCGTGTGCGGCATGGTGATTTCCGAGATCTATCCCCAGGCTGTGAGAGATCGCGCCATCGGTTTCGTGATCGCGTTCCAGCTGCTCTGCGGCATGGTGGCCTCCTTCGTGTTCCCCACGCTGGTTGAGGCGGTTGGGCTGGCCACGGTGTTCTCCATCAATGCCGCGATCACGGCCCTGGGCATCCCCTTCTGGTATGCGTTCATGCCCGAAACCCGGGGCAAGAGCCTCGAGGAGATCGAACGCCACTGGCTCGCGGGCAAGCGACCCTCAGCCCTTCGATGACCCAGCCGCACTCCGCCGTGTTGCACCGCAAGGTGGCCCTCGTCACCGGCGCTTCCCGGGGCATCGGAGCGGCTGTGGCCAAGCAGCTCGGTGAAGCAGGCGCCGCCGTGATCGTGAACTATGCCAGCAACAGAGGCGGGGCGGATGCCGTGGTGCGCTCCATCGAGGCCCGAGGGGGCAGGGCCGTGGCGATCCAGGCCGATGTGGGGGATGCGGCTGGCGTCGAACGGCTCTTCCGTGAAGCCGACGACGCCTTCGGCGGCCGGTTGGATGTTCTGGTCAACAACGCCGGTATCTACGTCACCACCCCCCTGCAGGAGGTGACGCCAGCCCACTTCGATCACAGTTTCCGCATCAACGTTCTGGGCGCGATCCTCTGCTGCCAGGCTGCCTGCAGCCGCTTCCCATCCGATGGCGGCAGCATCGTGAACATCAGCAGCCTGGCCGCCACCAAGGGTGCCGCGGGCAGCGTGGTCTACAGCGCCACCAAAGGGGCCATCGACGCCTTGACCCGCACCCTGTCCGAAGAGCTGGCCCCCAGGAACATCCGGGTCAATGCCATCAACCCAGGCCTGGTGATCACGGAGGGAACCCGGGCCGCCGGGTTTGTCACCGAGCAGCTGGAGCAGGAGTGGAAGGCGAAGGCAGCGCTCGGTCGTGTGGCCACGCCGGAGGACATCGCCCCGGTGGTGCTGTTTCTGGCGTCGTCGGCGAGCCGCTGGCTCACCGGGGAAACCATCCACCCCACCGGCGGAGTGCGCTAAATGGCCTCGCCCCCATTCAACCCACGCTTCCCATCATGAAGGGATCGGATCTGCTGGCCAGGTATCTCGAACACCGGGGCATCACCCATGTGTTCGAACTGATCGGCGGCACGATCACCTACCTGCTGGATTCTCTCCATCTCCACACCTCGATCCACATCATCAGCATGCACCACGAGCAGGGTGCTGGCTTTGCGGCCGAGGGCTTCGCCCGGCACACCGGTCTGCCTGGCATCGCCATGGCCACCAGCGGTCCCGGCGCCACCAACCTGCTCACCGCCATCGGCAGCTGTTACTTCGACTCCACTCCCGCGCTGTTCATCACCGGCCAGATCAACCGGGACGAACGCAAAGGTGACCTTCCGGTCCGGCAGCTCGGATTCCAGGAAACCGACATCGTGGCCATGGCACGACCGATCACCAAGGCTGCGATTCTGGTGGACGATCCTTCCGACCTGCCGCAGGTTCTTGAGCACGCCTTTGATCTGGCCCTGCGTGGCCGGCCCGGACCGGTGCTCCTGGATCTGCCGATGGAGGTGCAGGTGGCGGACCTTCCCGAGCCCGCCTGGTGCTCCGGTTCCGCTTCCGGCTCGACCACGTCCGGTGGCGAGGCGGACTCCACCCCCGAGGCTGAGGCCTTCCTTGAGACTGCGCTGGCCGATCTGGCCCACGCCGAGCGCCCCTTGATCCTGGCTGGCGGCGGCATCCGGGTGTCGGGCGCGATCGAGCCATTCCGCCGCTTCGTGGCCGCGCTCGATGTGCCTGTGGTGCATTCCCTCATGGGCGTGGATGTGCTCCCCTCTGACGATCCCAACAGGATTGGTCTGATCGGTCTGTATGGCAATCGCTGGGCCAACATCGCTCTGTGTGACAGTGATTGTCTGCTGGTTCTGGGTAGCCGTCTGGATAGCCGTCAGACCGGCAATGACACCACCCTCTTCCGTGGCCGGCGGGTCCTGCATCATGTGGACTGCGATGACGCCGAGCTCAACAACAGGGTGAAGCAGTGCAGCACCCTCCGAATGGATCTCGGCGCCTTTCTGCGCTGTGGTCTGCGTTCTCCCTTTCTCCCACTGGACTGCGGCGCCTGGCGTGACCACCTGGTGAGCTGCCGCCGTCAATGGCCGGATTCAGGGGAGGTGGGCACCGTGAGCGGGATCAATCCCAACAGCCTCATGCACCACCTTTCGGCGGCGTGCCCTGATGCCGCGGCCTTCGTGGCGGATGTGGGCCAGCATCAGATGTGGGCGGCCCAGTCGCTGCAACTGAGGGAGCACCAGCGCTTCCTCACCTCGGGTGGCATGGGGGCGATGGGTTTTGCGCTTCCTGCCGCCATCGGTGCCTGTCTCGCTGCAGGCCGGCATCCGGTGGTGGTGATTGCTGGCGACGGTGGATTTCAGATCAACCTTCAGGAGCTGCAGACGATCAGGCGCAATCGCCTGCCGATCAAGATGGTGGTGATCAACAACCAGTGTCATGGCATGGTGCGCCAGATCCAGGATGTGGCCTTCAACGCCCGCTATCAGTCCACGATCTGGGGTTACGACGCCCCTTCCTTCACGGCGGTTGCCTCGGCCTATGGCCTGCCCTCAGCCTTGGTGGCGGAGGAGGCCCAACTGCCGCAGGCCCTGGCGGCGATGATGACGGATCCCGATTCCGCTTTTCTTCTGGAAGTGGTGATCGATCCGGCGATCAACGCCTACCCCAAGGCGATCGCCGGCAGACCGCTGTCCGAGATGGAGCCCCTCGAGAAGCCTCACTGATCCACGGGTCCTGGAGGCTCGATCAGCCCCCACCGAGCCAGATCATCCACGATCTTGCGCCTGTAGGCCCT
This sequence is a window from Cyanobium sp. PCC 7001. Protein-coding genes within it:
- a CDS encoding SDR family NAD(P)-dependent oxidoreductase, giving the protein MTQPHSAVLHRKVALVTGASRGIGAAVAKQLGEAGAAVIVNYASNRGGADAVVRSIEARGGRAVAIQADVGDAAGVERLFREADDAFGGRLDVLVNNAGIYVTTPLQEVTPAHFDHSFRINVLGAILCCQAACSRFPSDGGSIVNISSLAATKGAAGSVVYSATKGAIDALTRTLSEELAPRNIRVNAINPGLVITEGTRAAGFVTEQLEQEWKAKAALGRVATPEDIAPVVLFLASSASRWLTGETIHPTGGVR
- a CDS encoding thiamine pyrophosphate-binding protein, whose translation is MKGSDLLARYLEHRGITHVFELIGGTITYLLDSLHLHTSIHIISMHHEQGAGFAAEGFARHTGLPGIAMATSGPGATNLLTAIGSCYFDSTPALFITGQINRDERKGDLPVRQLGFQETDIVAMARPITKAAILVDDPSDLPQVLEHAFDLALRGRPGPVLLDLPMEVQVADLPEPAWCSGSASGSTTSGGEADSTPEAEAFLETALADLAHAERPLILAGGGIRVSGAIEPFRRFVAALDVPVVHSLMGVDVLPSDDPNRIGLIGLYGNRWANIALCDSDCLLVLGSRLDSRQTGNDTTLFRGRRVLHHVDCDDAELNNRVKQCSTLRMDLGAFLRCGLRSPFLPLDCGAWRDHLVSCRRQWPDSGEVGTVSGINPNSLMHHLSAACPDAAAFVADVGQHQMWAAQSLQLREHQRFLTSGGMGAMGFALPAAIGACLAAGRHPVVVIAGDGGFQINLQELQTIRRNRLPIKMVVINNQCHGMVRQIQDVAFNARYQSTIWGYDAPSFTAVASAYGLPSALVAEEAQLPQALAAMMTDPDSAFLLEVVIDPAINAYPKAIAGRPLSEMEPLEKPH